From Myxococcales bacterium, one genomic window encodes:
- a CDS encoding NADH:ubiquinone reductase (Na(+)-transporting) subunit B, which yields MKFLRDISDQIAPIFEKGGRLEKFYPAWEMIDSGNFTPGEVTKTSSHVRDGIDLKRLMITVVIALVPCAGMAMYNTGYQTLLATAHGGLPLDDWRMVVWAATGLASDFNSPLSCIVLGSLFYLPVYATVMATGGAVEITGAIVRGHEVNEGFLVTGMLLPLTLPATIPLWMVALGMAFGLIFGKEVFGGTGMNFLNPALVARAFLFFAYPADMSGESPWIAANLSGVDSYTGATLLAQAAETSSALANYDWWDAFYGYIPGSMGETSTVACLMGCALLLWTKVGSGKTMAGVVIGTIAMSLTLNLVGSDSNPLFAVPWYWHMVLGGWALGAVFMATDPVSSAFTDSGKFYYGLMIGILCILIRVINPAYPEGMMLAILFMNMFAPLIDHFVVQGNIKRRQARSAA from the coding sequence ATGAAATTTCTTCGGGACATCAGCGATCAGATCGCACCCATTTTCGAGAAGGGTGGGCGCCTCGAAAAATTCTATCCCGCCTGGGAAATGATCGACTCCGGAAACTTCACTCCCGGTGAAGTGACCAAGACCAGTTCCCACGTCCGGGATGGCATAGATCTCAAGCGGTTGATGATCACCGTCGTGATCGCGCTCGTACCCTGCGCCGGCATGGCGATGTACAACACCGGGTACCAGACATTGCTCGCAACCGCCCACGGTGGACTCCCGCTCGACGACTGGCGGATGGTGGTATGGGCCGCCACCGGGCTCGCATCGGACTTCAACAGTCCGCTCTCCTGCATCGTTCTGGGTTCCCTCTTCTATCTGCCTGTCTACGCCACGGTCATGGCAACCGGGGGAGCCGTTGAAATCACCGGTGCGATCGTTCGCGGACACGAGGTCAACGAAGGTTTTCTCGTGACCGGCATGTTGCTCCCCCTGACGCTCCCCGCCACGATTCCGTTGTGGATGGTCGCATTGGGGATGGCCTTCGGCCTGATCTTCGGCAAAGAAGTCTTTGGCGGCACGGGGATGAACTTCTTGAACCCCGCGCTGGTCGCGCGAGCGTTTCTGTTCTTTGCGTATCCGGCGGACATGAGCGGTGAATCTCCTTGGATCGCCGCAAACCTCTCTGGCGTCGATTCCTACACCGGCGCGACCTTGCTCGCCCAGGCCGCAGAGACCAGCAGCGCCCTGGCGAATTACGACTGGTGGGACGCCTTTTACGGTTACATACCCGGCTCGATGGGCGAGACCTCTACGGTCGCATGCCTGATGGGCTGCGCATTGCTGCTCTGGACCAAGGTCGGATCTGGCAAGACGATGGCCGGAGTGGTGATCGGCACCATCGCCATGTCGCTGACCCTCAACCTCGTCGGTTCCGATTCCAACCCGTTGTTCGCCGTCCCCTGGTACTGGCACATGGTGCTGGGCGGCTGGGCGCTGGGGGCGGTCTTCATGGCGACGGACCCGGTCTCGTCCGCCTTCACCGATTCGGGCAAGTTCTACTACGGGCTGATGATCGGCATCCTCTGTATCCTGATTCGCGTGATCAATCCCGCCTATCCGGAGGGGATGATGCTCGCAATCCTGTTCATGAACATGTTTGCGCCGCTGATTGATCACTTCGTAGTGCAGGGAAACATCAAGCGGAGGCAGGCCCGAAGTGCAGCATAG
- a CDS encoding NADH:ubiquinone reductase (Na(+)-transporting) subunit D — protein sequence MAANSAEREALLDPLFNNNPIGLQVLGICSALAVTTKMETALVMSAALVAVCAFSNLAVSLIREHIPPSVRIIVQLTIIASLVIVTDQILKAFVFDVSKQLSVFVGLIITNCIVMGRAEAFAMQNPPKLALMDGIGNGLGYGVVLMVVAFMRELFGSGKLFGYTILKTVNEGGWYEPNGLMLLAPAAFFLIGCFIWAVRAWKPEQVEEEFRVGTLFEPGYEGNIR from the coding sequence ATGGCAGCGAATTCGGCGGAGCGGGAAGCACTTCTCGATCCGTTGTTCAACAACAATCCCATCGGGCTTCAGGTGCTGGGGATCTGCTCTGCGCTCGCGGTCACGACCAAGATGGAAACCGCGCTTGTCATGAGTGCAGCGTTAGTTGCGGTCTGCGCCTTCTCGAACCTGGCGGTCAGCTTGATCCGCGAACACATCCCGCCCAGCGTGCGCATCATCGTTCAGCTCACGATCATCGCGTCTCTCGTCATCGTGACGGATCAGATCCTCAAGGCCTTCGTCTTCGACGTCAGCAAGCAGCTTTCGGTGTTCGTCGGTTTGATCATCACCAATTGCATCGTCATGGGCCGCGCCGAGGCCTTCGCAATGCAGAACCCGCCGAAGTTGGCCTTGATGGATGGGATCGGGAACGGTCTCGGCTACGGCGTAGTTTTGATGGTGGTCGCGTTCATGCGCGAACTGTTTGGCAGCGGCAAGTTGTTCGGCTACACAATTCTGAAGACGGTCAACGAAGGTGGCTGGTACGAACCCAACGGTTTGATGCTGTTGGCACCCGCCGCGTTCTTCTTGATTGGCTGCTTTATCTGGGCCGTGCGCGCCTGGAAACCCGAGCAAGTGGAGGAAGAGTTCCGTGTTGGAACACTATTTGAGCCTGGCTACGAAGGCAATATTCGTTGA
- a CDS encoding Na(+)-translocating NADH-quinone reductase subunit C, with protein MQHSPGYIIGFTAVVCLVCAVFVAGSAVSLKERQDANIVLDRQKKVLIVSGLMGEKDKLSAIEIGELFNERVTPRAVTLASGSYNEKIDAASYDQRKAAKNPALSEAVPPNAAKVRRVPNVGLVYQVRSAAGEIEAIIIPIEGMGLWSTLYGYLALAPDTRTIKGITFYEHGETPGLGGEVDNARWKSLWKGRLAFDERWVPRIGVVKGMAGSVADDPYNVDGLSGATITSRGVGSLVKYWLGDSGFGPYLAKLRAEQS; from the coding sequence GTGCAGCATAGTCCGGGATATATCATCGGCTTTACCGCGGTCGTGTGTCTGGTCTGCGCCGTATTCGTGGCGGGTTCTGCGGTGTCGCTCAAGGAGCGCCAGGATGCGAACATCGTCCTCGACCGGCAGAAGAAGGTACTGATTGTCAGTGGACTGATGGGCGAGAAGGACAAGCTCTCCGCAATCGAGATTGGCGAGCTTTTCAACGAGAGAGTGACACCCCGGGCCGTAACCCTCGCCAGTGGCAGCTACAACGAAAAAATAGATGCCGCAAGCTACGACCAGCGCAAGGCCGCAAAAAACCCGGCGTTGAGTGAAGCTGTGCCGCCCAACGCCGCCAAGGTCCGGCGCGTTCCCAATGTGGGCCTGGTGTATCAGGTGCGATCCGCCGCGGGAGAAATCGAAGCCATCATAATCCCGATCGAGGGCATGGGGCTTTGGTCCACCCTCTATGGCTACCTCGCTCTCGCCCCGGATACCCGCACGATCAAAGGCATTACCTTCTACGAGCACGGCGAAACTCCCGGGCTCGGTGGCGAGGTCGACAACGCGCGTTGGAAGTCTCTCTGGAAGGGACGCCTCGCCTTCGACGAGCGCTGGGTTCCGCGCATCGGGGTCGTAAAGGGAATGGCGGGCTCGGTAGCAGATGATCCCTACAACGTGGACGGTCTCTCGGGGGCAACGATTACGAGTCGCGGAGTGGGCAGTCTGGTCAAGTATTGGCTCGGGGATTCGGGCTTTGGTCCCTACCTCGCCAAGCTGCGGGCCGAACAGAGTTAG